The genomic stretch ATCTTGAGCATGTATAGTGATTGCCTCAAGGCAAGATTCGTGTAGTTTTTCAATATTGTATTTATCAACTTCAGCATTTGTAGCAAATATGTGAAGAGCATTACACTTCTCCCCTGTTTCACATGTTTTCAACATCGCAATATCAGTAGTGCTAAgactttcatttttatttcgtACTCTTAGACGATTTAACATTTCAGCAAAGCTTGCATCTTGTTGTCGAACAACTTTAGTTAATTCAGCAAGTTCAAAATTATTTTCCCATAGGTTTACACCTTTTGTATCAGCATAGAGAGCGGTTCCTTTTACAGGAGGAAGTTGATAGAAATCACCAACACAAAGAATATTCACTTTTCCAAAAGGAGAGTAGTCACccgtttgttttatttgtagcaGTCTTCCATGAATGTATGACAAAAGGCGATGGTCAACCATTGACACTTCATCAATAATCACTATTTGCAAAGTACCCAATTTTGTTCTTAAAGAATTTATTTTGTCATCACTAAGAGGCTGATATGGCAGTTTCACATTTGCACCAATTGAAAAAGAATTATGGACAGTAGATGCCCCTATTTGAAATGCAGCCACTCCTGTTGATGCAGTCAAAAGTACAGTAATGTCATCAGGATTCTCACACAGCTGTGATAACAGTCTAGAAGATTCATAGTGTATTGCCCTAATTAAATGACTTTTTCCTGTGCCTGCTCCACCAGTAAGAAATAATCTAAATGGTTCAGGATTTTGTCCAAGAATTTTTTGTAGACACCACTTTTGCACTTTATAGAACACAGCAGATTGTTCCTCATTTAATGATCTTAGTAAATGCAGCGCATCATCTCTAGGCATTGTAGTGTGGTTTGTTTCAATGGTACACGCAGTTTGAGGGTTTCCTGTAAGATCTGGAATAAGTTCTTGAAAGTTATCTTCATCATGCAGTAGTTTATCTTTCATGTGTTCTATGCATTCATGACGTTGTCTTTCTGTTTCAGGACATATCTGTGCCCAGGCATCTTCTAAATCAATATCCTGCTCCAAAAGCTGTTTAGCTTCTTCAATTTTATCACTTTCCTTTTCAAACAATTCTCTGTTGCCATCAACAATTGATTTGACTTGTTTCAGTTCACAACCACTTTTTATTACACCACAGTTGTAGAAGTCTTCATATGTGCTATACTTGCTAGGTTTCAAATCAGAGTCATCATAATGTGGTAAGAAAAGCTGCAGCAGTGAATGATAATATTTTTCTGGATCTTTCGTTGGGGAAAACTTTGGATAACGTACGACTGCAGGTTCAGTCCTTTTTCGAAGTTTAACATAGCCATTGTTGTTATtgagtttaattatttcattttctgctgttttgttGCCTGAGAAAACCTCTGATTTTGTCAGAACTCTGTACTCAGAACAAAAACTGGCAAGACATAGAGTATCTAGTGGTTCTTTCTCTGGTCTGTTCTTGTACCTATCAATGACACTTGTCATCCAAAAACTGCTTTCATCATCAGACTTGTCATTTTCCACTTTGTTTTGGAGCATATGCAAAGGTAAACTCATCTTTACAGGATTTTGTCCAATAGGAATAAATTGTACTTTACGGGAACATTCCTTCAAATGCATGCCTGTCAGTCTGTACACTGCCTCTTGAGCTGAAATTTCTCTGTTGTGCAGATAGACACTTCCCAACTGCTTTAATGATGCTTTAGCTTCAAGATTTCCATTTATTGCTTCATTTTGTGCACGTTGAAGTAGCAGTCCCATTTCTTGTTCTGCTTTTGTAATATAAGTAAGTATATAGACCACTACAGAAAAAGCATCTGTGACATACTGAATATCCATATTCCCCTGCCAAGCACGTAGTAAATCTCTGTTGTATTGGTTTACCCAAACATCTTTTGGATTTCTTTTCAAGACAACACTTTTCTTTTTGGAACATCTATTGTATGCTTTTTCAAATATAGTTTGATTAATCCCAATAGATGAAAAAAAGGCATCAACTGTATCAAAATTCATATCTGCATTTAAAGCACTTTTAATTTTCTTTAGAATTCCACTTGCTGTGTCATCTCCATTTTTTCCTTTCAACTCATTTGCATGACTTTGTCTCGTAATAAATGTACGTGAAGATGGTGGTCTTGGAAAATTAAATCTACAGATTGTATTTTTCTTCCGGCATGTTTTTGAATGTCTTGTACTGTGCTTCTGAACGCTGTTCACTGTTTCGTAAAGTATGGTGTCATTTTCCTGAGGTGTCTCACAAGTGATGTAAGTGTCAATGAACTCAGCAACCAGAGGATCATTATCTGCATCATGATCATTGAGCTTCGGAGCATTTTCCACCCAAAACAAACAGTGAACATGAGGAGAACCCCGTTGTTGAAATTCAACACGATAAAAGTAGTCTTTTATCTTGCCAATGGGCTGTGCTGGTGACATGATAACATTTCTTAGAAAACAATGCCATCTGTGATCAAACATCCTTGCTGCAGAGACAGGATTTCGTCTTATAAGTCCGCATTTTTCAGACCAGTCGAGCTCatcaacatttatttgtttcccCTCTTGCTTAATAATTGTGTTCATCATTTCAGGCCATCTCAAATCAGCAGCACTGAAAGATGCAAAGAAAGTTGGTATGCCTAGTTGTCTAATCAGAGCAAAAAGATCTTTTTGCGTTGACATCCAATAGGGAGGAGTTCCTCTTACTGGTCTTAAGAACTTATATCCTTCATCATAATGTAATATTCTTTGCAAAGAAGAAGAGTTTGTGAGCATATCTGATGTTACATTTGACCAGTCTTTCTCTGAACCTTTCCTCAAGGCAATTGAAACGTTAGACACAATTTGATCAACTTCTGATATATACTGTGCATAAAAAATGAAGTCTGAGCTCTGTGCGAAACGACCATCTGCATTTAGTAATCTTGCATTCAGGTATCGTGACAATGTGATTTTTTTCCTGCCTTTCTTCATGAAATGTTGGACCACCAGTAGGATAGAGAACAGGGAAACACTTTGCTTCATTTGTTTTGTCCGCTAACAGTCTAACAGGACTGTTACCTTCACCTGGTGCTATATTGAGTACATCATGAAAATGCTGATCAATTATTTCTGAACCCAGATCAACAGGTTGTAGTGATGTGTCAGACAAAAGACTACTTTGTTCTTTAATATATGTTATATCTTCCTCTGGGTCATCTCCAGATCCTTTCTCATGttcatttttatcttttatatCTTGATCCTTCATTTCACAATCATCCATATCATTGTCTCTTGGCTCATCACTTGCACTCAAAGAGTTTATCCATTGTTCATTAAACTCCACATTAGTATACCACTTGTTATGTCTTATTAAATAAGACAATGCATGTCTGACACGATCAGTGTTGACATTTTTGTACTCATAATGACCCTTGTATGTAAGTTTCCGTTTCAGTTTTATTCTTATCATGTGGTCATCACATTCATTACGTGGAAGAATATTTGACACATCTGTAGTATTAATAGGAACACACACTACAGGTCCATGACAACCTTTCTGTTTTCCACGGGGAAGACAAAGCAACTTCATAAAAGGAATATTGCGTGCAACAAGATGTTCTTCTAATGAGTTCAGACCTTTTAACTCTTTTGGAATATCCACCAAATGCATGTTGTTGGCAATACTCACTTCAGGCAATTTTTTTCCAAGGATTTTACGATGACATGTGTAACAAATCCACAATTTACAAGCTGGATTATCTGATAAATGACATCTATTCTCACATTCAGTGCTGCATACATGTAAATACTTTAAAGTAATGCATCTTTCAGCCAAATCAGAGATTTCTTGACCTTTCATTTTATAGCAATCTCTCCTACATTCAATAACCTGCTTTCTGAACAATAAACGATGACATACACAGCAAACAAATTCTGGACCTGTACTGACTTCTTTATAAAAACTGATCAATAGTGAAATCAATGTCTTTTTGTTTGTCCTTCTGTTTTGCAAAATTGTCAGAGCCTTTTTGTATTTTACTTATACGAATGTTTTCATCATCATTGTATTTCTTTTTAAGGTTTTCACATATGCTTGCTTTAAAGACAGGATTTTCATGATATTTCCTCTTAGAATATTCACATACACTTGCTTTAAAAGTGGGATTTTCCTGATATTTCTTCTTGGAATATTCACATACACTAGCCCTAAaaagtttatttgttttatacttGGTCTGAGAGTACTGCTgaacacatttttgaaaattaacaTTCATAGAGTACTTCATCTTTGAAGTTTCAatttttttctccttataatCACTGTCATcaaagtattttaattttacttgcTCTACTTTTTTCTGTCTGAAATCAGTGTTGCTGTGATATCGATCACGTTCTCTTTTACACTTTGTGTACTCTTCTGTGTCATGTAACTTCCTTTTTCGCAAATTATGACTTATGGTCTGATCATGCACTTCAATATTACATGCTTCAGCACaaacattttcttgatttttatgTTTAACACATGTAACAACTTCATAGTGATTT from Megalobrama amblycephala isolate DHTTF-2021 linkage group LG5, ASM1881202v1, whole genome shotgun sequence encodes the following:
- the LOC125268187 gene encoding LOW QUALITY PROTEIN: uncharacterized protein LOC125268187 (The sequence of the model RefSeq protein was modified relative to this genomic sequence to represent the inferred CDS: deleted 2 bases in 2 codons), which translates into the protein MNINRLMPRKKGFRRSEAAKRRMVKRCAVEEDECCCDKRSEVEVRPPPKQKKSQEEQYSQTKYKTNKLFRASVCEYSKKKYQENPTFKASVCEYSKRKYHENPVFKASICENLKKKYNDDENIRISKIQKGSDNFAKQKDKQKDIDFTIDQFYKEVSTGPEFVCCVCHRLLFRKQVIECRRDCYKMKGQEISDLAERCITLKYLHVCSTECENRCHLSDNPACKLWICYTCHRKILGKKLPEVSIANNMHLVDIPKELKGLNSLEEHLVARNIPFMKLLCLPRGKQKGCHGPVVCVPINTTDVSNILPRNECDDHMIRIKLKRKLTYKGHYEYKNVNTDRVRHALSYLIRHNKWYTNVEFNEQWINSLSASDEPRDNDMDDCEMKDQDIKDKNEHEKGSGDDPEEDITYIKEQSSLLSDTSLQPVDLGSEIIDQHFHDVLNIAPGEGNSPVRLLADKTNEAKCFPVLYPTGGPTFHEERQKKITLSRYLNARLLNADGRFAQSSDFIFYAQYISEVDQIVSNVSIALRKGSEKDWSNVTSDMLTNSSSLQRILHYDEGYKFLRPVRGTPPYWMSTQKDLFALIRQLGIPTFFASFSAADLRWPEMMNTIIKQEGKQINVDELDWSEKCGLIRRNPVSAARMFDHRWHCFLRNVIMSPAQPIGKIKDYFYRVEFQQRGSPHVHCLFWVENAPKLNDHDADNDPLVAEFIDTYITCETPQENDTILYETVNSVQKHSTRHSKTCRKKNTICRFNFPRPPSSRTFITRQSHANELKGKNGDDTASGILKKIKSALNADMNFDTVDAFFSSIGINQTIFEKAYNRCSKKKSVVLKRNPKDVWVNQYNRDLLRAWQGNMDIQYVTDAFSVVVYILTYITKAEQEMGLLLQRAQNEAINGNLEAKASLKQLGSVYLHNREISAQEAVYRLTGMHLKECSRKVQFIPIGQNPVKMSLPLHMLQNKVENDKSDDESSFWMTSVIDRYKNRPEKEPLDTLCLASFCSEYRVLTKSEVFSGNKTAENEIIKLNNNNGYVKLRKRTEPAVVRYPKFSPTKDPEKYYHSLLQLFLPHYDDSDLKPSKYSTYEDFYNCGVIKSGCELKQVKSIVDGNRELFEKESDKIEEAKQLLEQDIDLEDAWAQICPETERQRHECIEHMKDKLLHDEDNFQELIPDLTGNPQTACTIETNHTTMPRDDALHLLRSLNEEQSAVFYKVQKWCLQKILGQNPEPFRLFLTGGAGTGKSHLIRAIHYESSRLLSQLCENPDDITVLLTASTGVAAFQIGASTVHNSFSIGANVKLPYQPLSDDKINSLRTKLGTLQIVIIDEVSMVDHRLLSYIHGRLLQIKQTGDYSPFGKVNILCVGDFYQLPPVKGTALYADTKGVNLWENNFELAELTKVVRQQDASFAEMLNRLRVRNKNESLSTTDIAMLKTCETGEKCNALHIFATNAEVDKYNIEKLHESCLEAITIHAQDYAKNSKTGQMERKVGYHTKVFNSSLSKSLSLGIGARVMLKKNLDVADGLVNGAFGTVVHISKSQQNDDFPLAIHVEFDNPNVGKLQRSKTRQRFSQNSTVIEVQEDQVTNDGGVRRQFPLRLAWACTVHKVQGLTTEKAVVSLKKIFTAGQAYVALSRVRSLSGLIIEDFKESTIFCNDKIQVAMKNMPKLPLENYSFTNSKHG